The sequence TTAGCCCATTTTGGGGGCAGGTTGAACATGGAAGAATAGAAGAACTGGAAGAGAAGACAATACTATTTTCAAACTACTGCAGAGAGTCagagggatttaaaaaaatagaattctgtcCGAATGTTCCAACATAAATATATACCCCTGTTTAAACCTTTCATTTCTTGCTGAAACGGCACCCTGTGGGCCTAGTGACCACAAGCGTTACCTCATCTTAAGGGAAGCCCTGGGAGAGGCTCAAATTCACAAGTTTCCCTTCCATGGGGACAAATCTCTAGCTCTACTTAAGACTTCATTGATTATCGTCATTGTATTAAAAAATCAGATTGTCTGCCTCTAATAGAACACACCACTGGGGGGAGCTGCCCAGCGCTCTGGGAGCTTGCTACCGCCAGCCCCAGGTTCTCTTCCGCTCCAGCCGGCCCAGATGCAGGCCAGAGCTCACCGGGGTGGCCGGGCCTTCCTCGAGCAGCCTGGCCCGGCCCTCAGAGTTCTCAGCATCCCAACATTATTGCTTTGGTTCTAGTTCAAACACAAAGGAGTGGAGGCCACGTAGCCCATGGTTCTGGTATCACAGAAGGTCAGAACAGGAAGGAACATTTTCACGAACAAAAGCATGTTTCTCTCTAGATTATAAGTGCAGAACAGGAAATTTCTAAGTGCTCCATTTACATGTAGGCTCCAGAtccatattttaatttaatctggACCTttgtattaaaattataaatgtagaAATTACACCATGAAATAAGACTATTCAGCGGAAAAAAAAGTGTCGCGGCTAGCAGCATGCACAAAGACCATGCATTGTCATCTCACCGAGCACACAAACAGAAAGAAGCCATCACTGCTCAGAAGCCCAAGGTCTGAGACAACCACAGGGGTACAGTGAGAGAAGGTGGGGGGGTTCACAGCTCTGAACagcaaggggggagggggagagaggggaggagagcagGGGAGGGCCCGGACCCTCAGATGACCTGGCAGCAGCTGGCGGGCCCCGAGGCGCACAGCAGGCCCTCCTTGGGGCCGCGCTGGATGTTCACCGAGATGGTCTTTTCGCACAGAGGTAGTTGTAAGACGCTGTTTTTCAAGTTCTTGCTCTTCAGCCGTTCCAGCCCTTCGGCCGGGCCCACCATGCGCTCCGAGAACAGCTTGACGCGGGGCCCTGGGGGGGCCGGCCCGGCCGAGCCCACACACATCCTCCAGGCCGATTTCTCCTGGACGCGCACGCTGGACAGGGCCCAGGCGCTCTGTGGGTCCAGGAGGCAGCCGGCGCCACCGCGGATCTGCGCGCCCAGGCACAGGCTCATGAGCTTGAGGCTCTCTACCAGCTCGCCGGGGCCGGCGCAGCGGCGCGTGCTGCCCGAGGGGCCCGTGCTGCCGCCCCCCGCACCCCCCGAGGGGCCTCCACCCCCCTGGCCACCACCGTCGGGGCTGGCCTTGTCCGGGCCACGGCTGCCGTTGGCTGGTCGGCTCTGGCCGCCGCCGTCGCCCTGGCTGCCCGGGGGCCCCTCGCTGCTGTCCCGGCGGTGCCACGAGTAGGTGAAGCCGCTGTCCTTGTCCAGGCGCCGGCGGCTCTCTGAGTCGTCGTCGCTGGTCTCAGAGCTGCTGCAGCTCGAGCCGCGGCCCTGGCTCTTCCGGCGGTGATAGCGCTTGTGCACCGTGCCCGGTGAGGCGATGTTCATCTTGAGCCGGCTCAGCTTGGGTGGCAGGTTCTCGTCCATGTCGAATTCGTCGTCCGACTCGCCCTCCTCAAAGATCTGGTTCAGCACTGGCGCACTCTTGCGCGAGGTCAGGCGGTTGGTGACGGAGGGCTTGCGCCGCAAGACCACCTGTGTGGAGAGGGAGGCGGGCTTCTtgtcctcctcgtcctcctcctcatcctcttccaCCCGGAATAGGCACTTGCGCCCGCTGGTGGTGGGCTTGAGACTAGCCGATGGCACCACGGACAGCGGCGGCCCAGTCAGCTCCGTTGCCTCCTCCTTTTTGGCTGCAGAGTCCCCGAGAGCCTTGTTCCGGTGGCCGTTGAGAACATTCTCCGCCGTGCGTGCGGGCGACTGGGGGACGGGTGTGTGAGACAGTGGGGATGCAGTGAGGTCATCTTCCAGGTCCTGGGGAACGTCAATTTTCGTGGGCCACGACTGCCTGTTGGAGAGGAGACAGATGATTTACTTTGGGAAGACATGCGCAAAGTGGAGCGGAGAAAACAGACTTGGGCAAAACGACAGAGACTGTCCCATGCAGCCACAAGCTGCCAGGGAGAGGTACCTGAGCCCCGCTTGTCTCCCCCAGACCAACCCTCAGGGCCCAGAACTCTGATCCAGAATATCCCTGCCATGAAGCACCTCCACGTATATACTGACCTGCCTCACAAGGGGTGCACAAGACACCCCCATTTCCCCTAACACTaagccccttcccctttcttcccttcacaACACACGCCCTCCTTCCCCCCGCAAACAGAAGCAGTTGCCCAGCTGTGAAACACCAATGTCAGAGCAGGCTGATGGTGAGCCTTAGATTTAAGAATagggaagatctaaattcaaatcctacccatGCAACCTTTCTCAGCTTccttttcctcacttgtaaaatgggaacgATAATGGCACAGAGCAATCATAAGAAAGAACAAACATAAAAGTGCTTGCTTTCCAAATCTTAAATCTCTATACAAGTGCTAATTATTGTGATCAGTAAAAACACTAAGATCAAAGAATAAAGTTTATTTTGGAAGCAGGACTCAATCTGAGGTGGCTCCCACTCTGATAAAAGAAAGCATCAAAGACAGGGCACAACAAAAGCTCCTCAGGTTGAGCTTGGAATCCAGCAGGGTCTAACCCCATGGGCAAAGCTGGTCCAGAATCCCCTGCAGATAATAACCAGAGGACCATTATTCCTCCTCTGTCTGCTGGCTTCCCTAACAAGTCACTGCAATCACTGTTCCCACCCAACTTCAGCAGCCCCAGTAATTTTTATGGCATTGCTGTCCTCATATGGAAAGCCATTAAGTCACAGAAagaaatccatttctatttgcaGGCAGAAAAGCCTGttccctaatttaaaaaataaccaggTGGTGGCTCAATGTTCAAAATAGTTTTGGATTCCCCAGTGAATAATGGAAGGCACCTGAACCTTGCCCTCCTGAAACTTGGGGTCTGCTGTTCCTTCCCTCCCTGGTAGATGCCAGACCCTGCCTGTCTCATGCATGTCAAAACCATGGGTACTTGTAGCAGAAGAGAACTCAAAAGATTTCATCACATATGTAGACACTTGTACATGGAAAACACATGTATGTTCACATACAAACACATTTACATACTCACTACACACATTCACAATACGCATATACACTCAGATTGACTCAcagtacatatatgcatgtgccCAAATACATAAACACTCCAGAAAGCAGTATCTGAATTCTGCTGTTATATGAAAGGtaactttttaataattatgaGGACATCTTATTTTCAAATGTCTTCCTGTTCCTCTATTAAGGTCCTTCCTTCTGATGGCCCCTCAGGTTGTGC comes from Sarcophilus harrisii chromosome 5, mSarHar1.11, whole genome shotgun sequence and encodes:
- the SNRK gene encoding SNF-related serine/threonine-protein kinase, whose amino-acid sequence is MAGFKRGYDGKIAGLYDLDKTLGRGHFAVVKLARHVFTGEKVAVKVIDKTKLDTLATGHLFQEVRCMKLVQHPNIVRLYEVIDTQTKLYLILELGDGGDMFDYIMKHEEGLNEDLAKKYFAQIVHAISYCHKLHVVHRDLKPENVVFFEKQGLVKLTDFGFSNKFQPGKKLTTSCGSLAYSAPEILLGDEYDAPAVDIWSLGVILFMLVCGQPPFQEANDSETLTMIMDCKYTVPSHVSKECKDLITRMLQRDPKRRASLEEIETHPWLQGVDPSPATKYNIPLVSYKNLSEEEHNSIIQRMVLGDIADRESIVEALETNKYNHITATYFLLAERILREKQEKEIQTRSASPSNIKAQFRQSWPTKIDVPQDLEDDLTASPLSHTPVPQSPARTAENVLNGHRNKALGDSAAKKEEATELTGPPLSVVPSASLKPTTSGRKCLFRVEEDEEEDEEDKKPASLSTQVVLRRKPSVTNRLTSRKSAPVLNQIFEEGESDDEFDMDENLPPKLSRLKMNIASPGTVHKRYHRRKSQGRGSSCSSSETSDDDSESRRRLDKDSGFTYSWHRRDSSEGPPGSQGDGGGQSRPANGSRGPDKASPDGGGQGGGGPSGGAGGGSTGPSGSTRRCAGPGELVESLKLMSLCLGAQIRGGAGCLLDPQSAWALSSVRVQEKSAWRMCVGSAGPAPPGPRVKLFSERMVGPAEGLERLKSKNLKNSVLQLPLCEKTISVNIQRGPKEGLLCASGPASCCQVI